Proteins encoded within one genomic window of Ursus arctos isolate Adak ecotype North America unplaced genomic scaffold, UrsArc2.0 scaffold_7, whole genome shotgun sequence:
- the EGR2 gene encoding E3 SUMO-protein ligase EGR2 isoform X1, whose product MMTAKAVDKIPVTLSGFVHQLSDNIYPVEDLAATSVTIFPNAELGGPFDQMNGVAGDGMINIDMTGEKRSLDLPYPSSFAPVSAPRNQTFTYMGKFSIDPQYPGASCYPEGIINIVSAGILQGVTSPASTTASSSVTSASPNPLATGPLGVCTMSQTQPDLDHLYSPPPPPPYSGCAGDLYQDPSAFLSAATTSTSSSLAYPPPPSYPSPKPATDPGLFPMIPDYPGFFPSQCQRDLHGTAGPDRKPFPCPLDSLRVPPPLTPLSTIRNFTLGGPSVGPTGPGASGGSEGPRLPGSSSAAAAAAYNPHHLPLRPILRPRKYPNRPSKTPVHERPYPCPAEGCDRRFSRSDELTRHIRIHTGHKPFQCRICMRNFSRSDHLTTHIRTHTGEKPFACDYCGRKFARSDERKRHTKIHLRQKERKSSAPSSSVPAASTASCSGGSQPGGALCSGNGSGIGGGSLASCSSRTRTP is encoded by the exons ATGATGACCGCCAAGGCCGTAGACAAAATCCCAGTAACTCTCAGTGGTTTTGTGCACCAGCTGTCTGACAACATCTACCCGGTGGAGGACCTCGCCGCCACGTCGGTGACCATCTTCCCCAATGCCGAACTGGGAGGCCCCTTTGACCAGATGAACGGAGTGGCCGGAG ATGGCATGATCAACATTGACATGACTGGAGAGAAGAGGTCCTTGGATCTCCCGTATCCCAGCAGCTTTGCTCCCGTCTCTGCACCTAGAAACCAGACCTTCACGTACATGGGCAAGTTCTCCATTGACCCCCAGTACCCTGGTGCCAGCTGCTACCCAGAAGGCATCATCAATATTGTGAGTGCAGGCATCCTGCAAGGGGTTACCTCCCCAGCTTCGACCACAGCCTCGTCCAGCGtcacctctgcctcccccaacccacTGGCCACAGGACCCCTGGGTGTGTGCACCATGTCTCAGACCCAGCCTGACCTGGACCACCTCTACTCTCCACCACCACCGCCTCCTTATTCTGGCTGTGCAGGAGACCTCTACCAGGACCCCTCAGCATTCCTGTCAGCAGCCAccacctccacttcctcctctctggcctaccccccacctccttcctacCCCTCCCCTAAGCCAGCCACGGACCCTGGTCTCTTTCCCATGATCCCAGACTATCCTGGATTCTTCCCATCACAGTGCCAGAGAGACCTACATGGTACAGCTGGCCCAGACCGCaaacccttcccctgccctctggaCTCCTTGCGAGTCCCTCCTCCACTCACTCCGCTCTCCACCATTCGCAACTTTACCCTGGGGGGCCCCAGCGTTGGGCCCACAGGGCCAGGGGCCAGTGGAGGCAGCGAGGGACCCCGGCTGCCTGGCAGCAGCTcagccgccgccgcggccgcctaTAACCCACACCACCTGCCACTGCGGCCCATTCTGAGGCCTCGCAAGTACCCCAACAGGCCTAGCAAGACCCCAGTGCACGAGAGGCCCTACCCCTGCCCAGCAGAGGGCTGTGACCGACGCTTCTCCCGCTCTGACGAGCTGACCCGACACATCCGAATCCACACGGGACACAAGCCCTTCCAGTGTCGGATTTGCATGCGCAACTTCAGCCGCAGTGACCACCTCACTACCCACATCCGCACCCACACTGGTGAGAAGCCCTTTGCCTGTGACTACTGCGGCCGCAAGTTTGCCCGGAGCGATGAGAGGAAGCGCCACACCAAGATCCACCTGAGACAGAAGGAGCGCAAGAGCAGTGCGCCCTCCTCCTCCGTGCCGGCCGCCTCCACGGCCTCTTGCTCCGGAGGCTCGCAGCCTGGGGGGGCCCTGTGCA
- the EGR2 gene encoding E3 SUMO-protein ligase EGR2 isoform X2: MNGVAGDGMINIDMTGEKRSLDLPYPSSFAPVSAPRNQTFTYMGKFSIDPQYPGASCYPEGIINIVSAGILQGVTSPASTTASSSVTSASPNPLATGPLGVCTMSQTQPDLDHLYSPPPPPPYSGCAGDLYQDPSAFLSAATTSTSSSLAYPPPPSYPSPKPATDPGLFPMIPDYPGFFPSQCQRDLHGTAGPDRKPFPCPLDSLRVPPPLTPLSTIRNFTLGGPSVGPTGPGASGGSEGPRLPGSSSAAAAAAYNPHHLPLRPILRPRKYPNRPSKTPVHERPYPCPAEGCDRRFSRSDELTRHIRIHTGHKPFQCRICMRNFSRSDHLTTHIRTHTGEKPFACDYCGRKFARSDERKRHTKIHLRQKERKSSAPSSSVPAASTASCSGGSQPGGALCSGNGSGIGGGSLASCSSRTRTP, encoded by the exons ATGAACGGAGTGGCCGGAG ATGGCATGATCAACATTGACATGACTGGAGAGAAGAGGTCCTTGGATCTCCCGTATCCCAGCAGCTTTGCTCCCGTCTCTGCACCTAGAAACCAGACCTTCACGTACATGGGCAAGTTCTCCATTGACCCCCAGTACCCTGGTGCCAGCTGCTACCCAGAAGGCATCATCAATATTGTGAGTGCAGGCATCCTGCAAGGGGTTACCTCCCCAGCTTCGACCACAGCCTCGTCCAGCGtcacctctgcctcccccaacccacTGGCCACAGGACCCCTGGGTGTGTGCACCATGTCTCAGACCCAGCCTGACCTGGACCACCTCTACTCTCCACCACCACCGCCTCCTTATTCTGGCTGTGCAGGAGACCTCTACCAGGACCCCTCAGCATTCCTGTCAGCAGCCAccacctccacttcctcctctctggcctaccccccacctccttcctacCCCTCCCCTAAGCCAGCCACGGACCCTGGTCTCTTTCCCATGATCCCAGACTATCCTGGATTCTTCCCATCACAGTGCCAGAGAGACCTACATGGTACAGCTGGCCCAGACCGCaaacccttcccctgccctctggaCTCCTTGCGAGTCCCTCCTCCACTCACTCCGCTCTCCACCATTCGCAACTTTACCCTGGGGGGCCCCAGCGTTGGGCCCACAGGGCCAGGGGCCAGTGGAGGCAGCGAGGGACCCCGGCTGCCTGGCAGCAGCTcagccgccgccgcggccgcctaTAACCCACACCACCTGCCACTGCGGCCCATTCTGAGGCCTCGCAAGTACCCCAACAGGCCTAGCAAGACCCCAGTGCACGAGAGGCCCTACCCCTGCCCAGCAGAGGGCTGTGACCGACGCTTCTCCCGCTCTGACGAGCTGACCCGACACATCCGAATCCACACGGGACACAAGCCCTTCCAGTGTCGGATTTGCATGCGCAACTTCAGCCGCAGTGACCACCTCACTACCCACATCCGCACCCACACTGGTGAGAAGCCCTTTGCCTGTGACTACTGCGGCCGCAAGTTTGCCCGGAGCGATGAGAGGAAGCGCCACACCAAGATCCACCTGAGACAGAAGGAGCGCAAGAGCAGTGCGCCCTCCTCCTCCGTGCCGGCCGCCTCCACGGCCTCTTGCTCCGGAGGCTCGCAGCCTGGGGGGGCCCTGTGCA